GGGTGTGGCGTGCATGGATAAAATACTTTGGCTGGAAGGCTATCGGATGCTCATTTGCGGCCATTATCTGTGCGTCTATCGATTGTTGGGCAAAACTGTT
This region of Pelotomaculum schinkii genomic DNA includes:
- a CDS encoding type II toxin-antitoxin system RelE/ParE family toxin; protein product: MDKILWLEGYRMLICGHYLCVYRLLGKTVFVYHIVDSRANYTRLLADLPVQDDSDN